In Dehalococcoidia bacterium, the genomic window GGCCTCTAGAGCTGCCAGGTAGCCGCGCCAACCCAGGCCGGCCACCTGGCCCATGACCACATCGGCGATAACGGAGCGGCGGCGGAACCACTCCCGGGCGTGGATGTTGGACAGGTGCACCTCTACCGTGGGCTTCCCCACCGCTTCCAGGGCGTCCCGCAAGGCGTAAGAGTAGTGGGTAAGGGCGCCGGGGTTGATGATAATGCCGTCGGCTTGTGCTCCTTCCCTCTGGATGACGTCCACCAGTTCTCCCTCATGGTTGCTCTGGAAAAAGACCAGCTCCACCCCTAGCTGGTGGGCCTTCTGGCGCATCCGATCCTCCAGCTCGGCCAGGGTGAGGGTGCCGTAGTGCTGGGGCTGGCGTTGCCCCAGCAGGTTCAGGTTCGGGCCGTTGACCACCAGCAAGCGCACCGCCTCACCTCGCCCTATAGCCGCCCCACTAAAGAGCGCAGGAAGTCCCACGTGCGGGCCGTGGACTCATCGTCGGGCCCATCGCCGCCGGGGAATATAGAGGCTAGGAAGTCGGTCACACCTATGGATGCCAGGTGACGTAAGGCCCCTTCCACCTCTGCCTCTTGGCCTATTATGGCCACGTCCTGAGGCGCCGCAGCGCCCTCCAGGTCCAGCATGCGGCGGTAGCTAGGGAGCTGGCCGTAGAGCTGGAAGATGCGGGCTGCCCTCTCCCGCGCCGCTTCCTTGTTGGTGGTGAGGGCGATGGGCAGTCCTACTACGATCCGCGGGTCTGCACGCCCGGCTTCCTCCGCGGCCCTGCGGATGCCCGGGATAACGTGCTGCTCCAGGGCACGGGGGCCGGTCATCCACGTGATAGTGCCGTCGGCCAGTTCGCCTGCCACCTTGAGCATGAGGGGGCCCAGGGCAGAGATAAGAACTGGGGGCGCGTCCTTAGGCATTTGCAAGGAGACGTTCACTCTAAAGAAGCGGCCTTGGAACTGGGCCTGTCCTTGCGTCAAGAGGGACCGTAGCACCGTCAGGTATTCTCGCATGTAAAGGGCGGCGCGGGCATAGCTTAAGCCCCACATCTCCTCCACCACCATGCGGTGGGAGGGCCCGATGCCCAGCCGCAGCCGGCCGCCGGTGGCAGCGTTGACGGTGGCCGCTTGCTGGGCCAGGAATATGGGATGACGCAAGTAGACTGGGATGACTGCCGTGCCCAGCTCGATCTGCTGGGTCCGAGGCCCAGCCAGGGCCAATATGGTGAGGACCTCTGGGCCCATGACCTGAGCGAACCAGACCCCCTGAAAGCCATCCTGCTCCGCCTGGACAATGCGCTCTACCGTGGCCCATGGGTCACGGCTGGGGAACTGAAAGAGACCGATGCGCATCTCTACCTCCTGCGTTTCATGGGTCATGCTACGGAAGGGGGAGGGGGAGTGTCAACGTGTCGCCTTGCCCCTACAGGTTGGGCTTCTTCACAATTATACCCATGGAGGTCAAGGCTCCCTCTCCCACCCTGGGCCTCGGCTGGCGGGCCTTATTGGTGGGGTTGGCGGGTGGCTTCATTAGCGGGCTGGCGGGCATCGGGGGTGGGATCGTCCTGGTGCCGGCCCTGGTGTACCTGCTGGGGTTTGGACAACACCGGGCTCACGTCAACTCCTTGGCCATCATCGTGTTGGTGGCCTCATCGGCCCTCGTCCGGTATGGCATCGCTGGGCAGGTGGCCTGGGCGCTGGTGCCTCCCATGGCCCTAGGCGGAGCTGTTGGGGGCTTCCTGGGGGCTCGCCTCATGGCTAGGCTCTCGGAGCGGGCTCTGCGCCTCTTCTTCGGCCTGGCCATGTTGGCCGTGGCGGGGGTTATGCTGACGAGGTGATGGAGATGGGCCAGTGGTGGATGGAAGTGCTCATAGGGATAGGGGCTGGCCTCTTCAGCGGGCTCTTAGGAATAGGAGGGGGATTTATCGTGGTTCCGGCCATGGCGCTGCTGTTGGGGGTCGACCAGCAGACGGCTCAGGGAACCGCCTTGGCCATCATCGCGGTCATCGCCCTGGCGGGCACTTTAAACAACCTGAGGGCCGGCCTGGTGAGCCTGCGGGGGATCTGGTGGGTGGCCCTACCGGCCATGGCCGCCTCCGCAGCTGGCGCCACGGTGGCCAATCTCCTGCCGGAAGACGTGCTTAGGCGCATCTTCGGGGCGCTGGTAGCCACAGTAGCTCTCTATATGCTCCACTCTGCCTTGAGTGGGGTTATCTATCCTTCTCGCGGACGATGAATCTGGTGGTAGAAGGCCTCCAGGTAGCGACGCCGCTGGTGTTCCTGGGTGACGTGCATGTAGATCTGGGTGCTGGTGGGGCTGGTATGCCCCAACAGCTCCTGAACCACCCGCAGGTCGGCCCCTCCGTCCAGCATGTGGGTGGCAAAGGTGTGGCGCAGCAGGTGGGGCCAGACGCGACGGTCGATGCCTGCCCTTTGGGCGTAACGGCGGACGATGGCTTGGACGGAGCGGGCAGAGAGGCGTTGTCCATCCCTCATGTTGAGAAACAGGGCCTGCTGGTAGGGCTGGCGCAGGAGGGCCGGGCGCCCATCCCTCAAGTAGCGGCGGAGGGCTTGCACCGCTGGCCGCCCCATAAGGACGAGCCTCTCCTTGCCGCCTTTGCCCCGCACGCGGGCTATCCCCTCTAAAAGGTCTACATCGCCCACGTCCAGTCCGGTAACCTCGCTCACCCGAAGGCCGCAGGCGTAGAGAAGCTCCAGGAGGGCGCGGTCGCGCAGCTCACCGGGGCTTGCGCCGGAGGCGGCTTCGATGAGGGCGGTCACCTGCTCCGGCGAGAGATAGGCTGGGAGGCGTCGGGGCCTCTTGGGTCCGCGCACGCCTGAGAGGGGGTCGTGCTCCAGGTGCCCTTCCTGCACCAGGAAGCGCAGGAAAGTGCGAATGGTGCTCACCTTGCGCGCGATGCTGGCTGGGGCCACCCCGTCTTGTGAGAGCCGTGCTAGGTAATGGCGAAAGGCCTGGCGGGAGAGGGTCTGCAGGGAGAGGGCTTCCTCCTGTAGGAACTGGAGGAAGTGGGAGAGGTCGGAGAGGTAGTTGCGGATGGTATAGGGGGAGAGGTTTCGCCCCTGCAAGTGTTGGCGGTAGGAGTCCAGCAGGGAGTCCATAAAAGGCCTCAGGAGGTGGGTTCGGCGAGGGCCTGGGGCTCCCCCTGCCAGTGGCACTGGGTGCAGCGGGCCCCCTGGCTGCCATGGGCCAGGAGGAGCCCACCACAGGCGGGGCAAGGCTCGGGCAGGGGGCGGTGTCTCACGGTGTAATCGCATTCTGGATAACGGGAGCAGCCGTAGAAGGGACGGCGACGCTGGTCGCGCCGCTCCACCAGCTCCCCACCACACTTAGGGCAGGAGGCGCCGGTACCCAGGGGGCGGCGACCCCGGCATTGGGGGAAGCGGGAGCAGGCCAGGAAGCGGCCGTAACGCCCTTCCCTGACCACCATGGGGGAGTCACACTCGGGGCAACGGTAGTCGGATAAGGGCCTCTCCTCCCCTTCTATGGGGCGGGAGAAGCGGCACTGCGGGAAGGTGGAGCAGGAGAGGAAGCGGCCTCGCCGCCCCCAGCGCACCACTAAGGCACTCCCGCATTGAGGGCAGCTCTCGTCGGTGACCTGCATGGCCTTGGGCGCTGCCTCCGCCCGTTGCAATGCCGCCTGCAGGGGCACATAGAAGCCTTGCACCACCGGCTGCCACGGCCGCTCGCCGCGGGCGATCTCATCCAGCCGATCCTCCATCTCGGCGGTAAACTCCACGTCCACGAACTGGGGAAAGTATTGCACCAGCATGTCGGCCACCACCATGCCCAGCTCCGTGGGGCGCAAGTAGCGGCCCTCGCGAACGACATAGCCCCTCTCCAGCAGGGTGGCGATAATGGTGGCATAGGTGCTGGGGCGACCGATCCCCTTCTCCTCCAAGGCCTTGATTAGCGCTGCCTCGGTATAACGACGCGGGGGCTCGGTGAAATGCTGACGAGGCTCGAGGCCCAGCAACGCCAGCACGTCGCCTGGGGCCAGTGGGGGCAGCTCCAGGCTCTCTTCATCCTCTTCCTCCTCATCAGAGCCCTCGCTGTAAAGCTGGCGATAGCCCGGGAAGACGAGGACGGAGCTGGAGGCCCTCAGTAGCAACCCCCTCTCGCCTGGTGCCTCGGCTGCGATGTCCGCTGACCGCACCTCGCTGCGGGCGTCGGCCATCTGGCAGGCCACTGTCCGCTGCCAGATAAGGCGATAGAGCTGGAACTGGTCATCGGTCAGGTAGGGGCGGATGGATTCAGGTTCGCGGAAGATGGATGTGGGCCTTATGGCCTCATGGGCCTCCTGGGCGTTCTTGACCTTGGTCTTATACTGGCGAGGGCTTGTCGGTAGGAACTCCTTACCGAACCGCTGGAGAATGAAGCGGCGGGCCTCCTCTACGGCCACCTGGGCCAGGTGGGTGGAGTCGGTGCGCATGTAGGTGATGAGGCCTATCTCGCCTTGGTCGCCTAGAGGGATCCCTTCATATAGTTGCTGGGCGATGGCCATGGTCTTCTGGGCACTGAACCCCAGCCGACGGGCTGCCTCCTGCTGAAGGGTGCTGGTGATGAAGGGTGGAGGGGGCCGGCGGGGCTGCACCCGTTTGTCAAATTTGGTCACCAGGTAGGTGGCGGAGGACAGGAGCGACACCAGGCGCTGGGCCTCCGCCTCATTGGGGATCTCTAGCTTGCCCTTGTCGTCGATGTACCCAACCAGGCGGGCACGGAAGGAGGCATCGTCCTTGGCCAGGATAGCGTCGATGGTCCAGTATTCTTGGGGGGAGAAGCCCTGGATCTCCCGCTCCCTCTCCACCAAAAGGCGGAGGGCTACCGATTGCACCCTCCCGGCGGACAGACCGCCCCGCACCTTCCGCCATAGGAAGGGGCTCAGAAGGTAGCCCAGCAGACGGTCGAGGATGCGGCGCGCCTGCTGGGCCTCCACCAGGTGCATATCGATGTCCCGCGGGTGACGAAAGGCGTCCTGGATGGCCTGGGAGGTGATCTCGTGGAAGACCACCCTCTTATATGGCCGCCGGGCTAGGTCGGCGGCTTGCAAAAGGTGCCAAGCGATGGCCTCCCCCTCGCGGTCGGGGTCCGTAGCCAGGTAGATGGTGCGGGCCCGTTGGGCGGCCTCCTTTATGCGGCGGAGGGCTTTCTCCTTCTCCTTGATGAGGACGTAGGTGGGCAGGAAGCCTTTCCCCACATCCACGCCTAGGCCGCGCTTGGGGAGGTCGCGCACATGGCCGAGAGAGGGTAAGACCTCGTAACCCCGCCCCAAGATGTTGGCAAGGGTGCGGGCCTTGGCCGGGGACTCCACCACCACGAGGTCGTGCCCATCGCCGTCGGCCTTGCTTTGGCCGTCAGGGCGCGTGGGGAGCGCGCACATAGGTCATAGCACCTACCTGTTGCACCAGGCCTTTCAATTCTAGGATAGCCAATGTGCTGCTAACGGTTGCTACGGGCAACCCGGAGAGGTGGCACACCTCGTCCACATGGCGGGGCTCATGAGTCAGGAGCTGTAATAGCTGGCCTTCCACCCCCTCTAAGGGGGGCTGTGGGCGCGGCCCCTGGCGGAGAGGGGCCTGAAGGGCGGTGACGGCACTCACATTGAGCTCCTCCAGGATGTCCTCGGCCTGTTGCACTAGCTTGGCCCCCTGTTGTATGAGCCAGTGGGGTCCCCGGCTCTGGGGAGAGTAAATGGGGCCAGGGACAGCGAAGACGTCCCGGCCCTGTTCCACCGCCCATTTGGCGGTGATGAGGGCGCCGCTATCGATATCGCCTTCCACCACCAACACCCCCAGGCTGAGGCCGGACATGATGCGGTTGCGCCGGAAGAAGTACTCGCTGCGGGGCTGGGTGCCCAGAGGGTAATCGCTCACCAGGGCCCCTCTTTCCAAGATGCGCCGGGCCAGGTCCACATGTTCTGGGGGGTATACCAGGTCCAGGCCACAGGCCAAGACAGCCACCGTAGTGCCACCGGCCTCTAGGGCAGCGGTGTGGGCGGCTGCATCGATGCCTCGGGCCAGGCCGCTGACGACTGTTATGCCGGCCTGCGCCAGAGCAAGGGATAGCTGGGTGGCCACCTGGCGGCCATAAGCCGTGGGGCGTCGCGTCCCCACCACAGCCACCGCCACCCCTTTGAGAGCGGCGGGATGGCCACGCACGTAGAGGACGGGCGGAGGGTCGCTTATCTCCCGCAGTAGGGGCGGGTAGTCGGGGTGGCGCCAGGTGAGGGCGGTGACGCCCAAGCGAGTCAGCCTCTCCATCTCCCTCTCGGGAGAGATGGTAGGGCGCTTTTGCATCACTTGGGCCACGGTGCGGGCATCCAGCCCCGCTGCCCGCAGCTCGCTGGCATCGGCCCGCCATGCCTGGGCGAGGCTGCCGAAGTATCCCTCGAGCATCTGGATACGGGCGCGGCCGATGCCCGGGATGCGGCTGAAGGCTACCCAGAAAGATGTCTCCTCCATGGCCTGAAGCCAGATTGTAGCATGGGTAACGAGTCAGGCAAGGTCACATCTGGGAGGGGCCTCTGGTTCGGGTTATCCGCACCCTGCGAATACGCCTTCCCGTCACCGACAGCACCCTGAGGAGGAGGCCGTCCACCTCCACCTGGTCCCCCGTGACGGGCATGCGGCCCAGCCGGTGGTATATGAAGCCCCCCACCGTCTCGAACTCATCCCCCTCCAGCTGCACGCCGAAGAGCTCCTCCAGCACCTCCGTGCTGACGCGAGCGTCCACCACGGCCTCGTCCTCGCTAAGACGCTGGACGGGCTCCTCCTCCACATCGAACTCGTCCACGATTTCCCCCACGATCTCCTCCAACAAGTCCTCCAGGGTCACCAGGCCTGCCGTGCCCCCATACTCGTCCACTACTATGG contains:
- the topA gene encoding type I DNA topoisomerase, whose translation is MCALPTRPDGQSKADGDGHDLVVVESPAKARTLANILGRGYEVLPSLGHVRDLPKRGLGVDVGKGFLPTYVLIKEKEKALRRIKEAAQRARTIYLATDPDREGEAIAWHLLQAADLARRPYKRVVFHEITSQAIQDAFRHPRDIDMHLVEAQQARRILDRLLGYLLSPFLWRKVRGGLSAGRVQSVALRLLVEREREIQGFSPQEYWTIDAILAKDDASFRARLVGYIDDKGKLEIPNEAEAQRLVSLLSSATYLVTKFDKRVQPRRPPPPFITSTLQQEAARRLGFSAQKTMAIAQQLYEGIPLGDQGEIGLITYMRTDSTHLAQVAVEEARRFILQRFGKEFLPTSPRQYKTKVKNAQEAHEAIRPTSIFREPESIRPYLTDDQFQLYRLIWQRTVACQMADARSEVRSADIAAEAPGERGLLLRASSSVLVFPGYRQLYSEGSDEEEEDEESLELPPLAPGDVLALLGLEPRQHFTEPPRRYTEAALIKALEEKGIGRPSTYATIIATLLERGYVVREGRYLRPTELGMVVADMLVQYFPQFVDVEFTAEMEDRLDEIARGERPWQPVVQGFYVPLQAALQRAEAAPKAMQVTDESCPQCGSALVVRWGRRGRFLSCSTFPQCRFSRPIEGEERPLSDYRCPECDSPMVVREGRYGRFLACSRFPQCRGRRPLGTGASCPKCGGELVERRDQRRRPFYGCSRYPECDYTVRHRPLPEPCPACGGLLLAHGSQGARCTQCHWQGEPQALAEPTS
- a CDS encoding TIGR03564 family F420-dependent LLM class oxidoreductase, whose protein sequence is MRIGLFQFPSRDPWATVERIVQAEQDGFQGVWFAQVMGPEVLTILALAGPRTQQIELGTAVIPVYLRHPIFLAQQAATVNAATGGRLRLGIGPSHRMVVEEMWGLSYARAALYMREYLTVLRSLLTQGQAQFQGRFFRVNVSLQMPKDAPPVLISALGPLMLKVAGELADGTITWMTGPRALEQHVIPGIRRAAEEAGRADPRIVVGLPIALTTNKEAARERAARIFQLYGQLPSYRRMLDLEGAAAPQDVAIIGQEAEVEGALRHLASIGVTDFLASIFPGGDGPDDESTARTWDFLRSLVGRL
- a CDS encoding tyrosine recombinase — its product is MDSLLDSYRQHLQGRNLSPYTIRNYLSDLSHFLQFLQEEALSLQTLSRQAFRHYLARLSQDGVAPASIARKVSTIRTFLRFLVQEGHLEHDPLSGVRGPKRPRRLPAYLSPEQVTALIEAASGASPGELRDRALLELLYACGLRVSEVTGLDVGDVDLLEGIARVRGKGGKERLVLMGRPAVQALRRYLRDGRPALLRQPYQQALFLNMRDGQRLSARSVQAIVRRYAQRAGIDRRVWPHLLRHTFATHMLDGGADLRVVQELLGHTSPTSTQIYMHVTQEHQRRRYLEAFYHQIHRPREG
- the dprA gene encoding DNA-processing protein DprA translates to MEETSFWVAFSRIPGIGRARIQMLEGYFGSLAQAWRADASELRAAGLDARTVAQVMQKRPTISPEREMERLTRLGVTALTWRHPDYPPLLREISDPPPVLYVRGHPAALKGVAVAVVGTRRPTAYGRQVATQLSLALAQAGITVVSGLARGIDAAAHTAALEAGGTTVAVLACGLDLVYPPEHVDLARRILERGALVSDYPLGTQPRSEYFFRRNRIMSGLSLGVLVVEGDIDSGALITAKWAVEQGRDVFAVPGPIYSPQSRGPHWLIQQGAKLVQQAEDILEELNVSAVTALQAPLRQGPRPQPPLEGVEGQLLQLLTHEPRHVDEVCHLSGLPVATVSSTLAILELKGLVQQVGAMTYVRAPHAP
- a CDS encoding TSUP family transporter, with product MEVLIGIGAGLFSGLLGIGGGFIVVPAMALLLGVDQQTAQGTALAIIAVIALAGTLNNLRAGLVSLRGIWWVALPAMAASAAGATVANLLPEDVLRRIFGALVATVALYMLHSALSGVIYPSRGR
- a CDS encoding sulfite exporter TauE/SafE family protein; protein product: MEVKAPSPTLGLGWRALLVGLAGGFISGLAGIGGGIVLVPALVYLLGFGQHRAHVNSLAIIVLVASSALVRYGIAGQVAWALVPPMALGGAVGGFLGARLMARLSERALRLFFGLAMLAVAGVMLTR
- the aroQ gene encoding type II 3-dehydroquinate dehydratase, which encodes MRLLVVNGPNLNLLGQRQPQHYGTLTLAELEDRMRQKAHQLGVELVFFQSNHEGELVDVIQREGAQADGIIINPGALTHYSYALRDALEAVGKPTVEVHLSNIHAREWFRRRSVIADVVMGQVAGLGWRGYLAALEALVSTLRDEGRP